The Candidatus Poseidoniia archaeon genome includes the window ATAAAAACACATCAATGTTCAATTCCTGAATAATTTGTTTTAACAAGGCCTGCCCTGCCGGTTTTTGGAGATTAATCGTGATGGCCTCTTTCCCTACATTTGGAGCAAGGTAATAGGCATGTAAATCATTCTCTCCCGTATCCTCGCCGATATAACGATTCGGGTCACCGGGATTTTCCTGTCCTGGTTTCCCCGGAGATTCTATGCGGATGACCCGCCAGCCCAACTGGACAAAACGCTGTGTGGCGTAGGGGAGTGTAAGCGCCTGCTCGAGGGATAATATTGTTTTCCCTGGAATCAACGGTCTCTAAAAGAAAATAGGTTCTTCATATTCACCGTAAACATCCTTCATTACATGGATGATTTCACCTACGGTGGTATAGGCTTTAACTGCTTCAATAACCGTGGGCATTAGGTTCACGTTCTGCATACAATCAGCTTTTAGTTTTTCAAGACAGGATTGAACTTGTTCTTCATTTCGTTTTGCTTTGATTTGTTGCAGTTTTTCAATTTGATAGTTTGCTGCATCTGCATTGTATTT containing:
- a CDS encoding CoA transferase, coding for MIPGKTILSLEQALTLPYATQRFVQLGWRVIRIESPGKPGQENPGDPNRYIGEDTGENDLHAYYLAPNVGKEAITINLQKPAGQALLKQIIQELNIDVFL
- a CDS encoding methylmalonyl-CoA mutase family protein — protein: KYNADAANYQIEKLQQIKAKRNEEQVQSCLEKLKADCMQNVNLMPTVIEAVKAYTTVGEIIHVMKDVYGEYEEPIFF